GCCGCCGAAGCCGGACATGTTCGTCTACAGCTTCCGCCTCGACGGCGGCGAGGCGGTCCGGGTGCCCGAGCACCTGCTCACCGCGAGCCAGTCCGAGCTCGCCCGGAGGATCCTGCGCGGAGGCGGGGAGTCGTGACCGCTCGGGTCACCCTCGTCGAGGGCGACATCACCGCCCAGCAGGTCGACGCCGTCGTCAACGCCGCCAACCGGTCGATGCGCGGCGGGCTCGGGGTCGACGGCGCGATCCACACCGCCGGCGGGCCGGACGTCCTCGCCGACTGCGTACGCCGCTTCCCGCACGGTCTCGAGACCGGACAGGCCGGCTGGACCACCGCGGGCCTGATGCCGGCGCGCTGGGTGATCCACGTCGTCGGTCCCGACTGGACGCGTGGCCAGCGCGACCGGGGCCTCCTGACGTCCTGCTACTCCGGCGCCCTGGCCGTCGCCGACGAGCTCGGCGCCCGCTCGGTGGCGTTCCCGCTGGTCAGCGCCGGGGTCTACGGCTGGCCGCGCGACGACGCGATCCGGGCCGCGGTCGACACCCTGCGCACGACTGCGACCGACGTGGAGGAGGCGCGCATCGTCGCGTTCGGCCGCCGGGCGCACGACGAGGTGGCCGCGGTGCTGGAGGCCTGACCCCTCCCTGTGGGTGTCCGGGGCGGCCGCGCGCCGCAGTACGTTCGCCGCATGCCCCGACTCCGGCGTACCTCTCCCGACCAGCCGGGCTGGACGCGGCGGCGCGCCGGCAGGGGTTTCACCTACCTCGACCAGGACGGTCAGCGCCTCGACGCGGAGCAGGTGCAGCGCTGCAAGGACCTCGTCATCCCGCCGGCCTGGCAGGACGTGTGGATCACGCCGCACCCCAACGGCCACCTCCAGGCCGTCGGCACCGACGACGCCGGCCGGCGCCAGTACCTGTACCACCCGCAGTGGCGCACCAGCCGCGACGCCGCGAAGTTCGACCGGATCCTCGGCTTCGGCAAGGCGCTGTCGAAGGCCCGCGAGCGGGTCCTGGCCGACATCGGCTCCGACGGGATGACCCTGGAGCGCGCGTGCGCCGTCGCGGTCCGCCTCCTCGACCTCGGCTACTTCCGCATCGGCAACGACGTCTACACCGACACCAACGGCTCGTTCGGGCTCACCACGATGCTCAAGGAGCACGTCTCGCGGCACCGGGGCGGGCTGCGCTTCTGCTTCGTCGGCAAGTCGGGCGTCGAGCACTGCATCGACATCGACGACCCGGCCGCGATCGACGCCCTCGACGTGATGCGCCGCCGGCGCGGGGGCGGCGACGAGCTGCTGGCGTGGAAGGACGGCACGACCTGGAAGGACCTGTCCTCCTCCGACGTCAACGACTACATCCGCTCCTGCTTCGGGATCGAGGCCACGGCGAAGGACTTCCGCACCTGGCACGCCACCGTCATCGCGGCGGCCGCACTCGCGGAGACCGACGAGCCGGGTGGGACCAAGGCGTCGCGCAAGCGGGCCGTCTCCGCAGCGATGAAGGAGGTGTCGGAGTTCCTCGGCAACACCCCGACCCTCGCGCGCACCTCCTACGTCGACCCCCGCGTCGTCGAGGCCTACGAGAAGGGGCGCACGATCACCGTGCGGACGACGTACGACTCGGTCGACGCCCGCCAGGCCGCGCTCGAGCGGGCGGTGCTCAAGCTGCTCAAGTCCTGACCGAGGAGCCCGCCGAGCCGGCAGGCTCCTCGACCGTCAGTGGCTCAGAGCTTGTCGACGACGAAGTCGATCGCCGCGGTCAGCTTCTCCACGTCGGAGGGGTCGATGGCGGGGTACATCGCGACCCGCAGCTGGTTGCGGCCGAGCTTGCGGTAGGGCTCGGTGTCGACGACGCCGTTGGCGCGCAGCGTGGCGGCGATCGCGGCGGCGTCGATCGAGTCGTCGAAGTCGATGGTGCCGATCACCAGCGAGCGGTCGACCGGGTCGGCGACGTACGGCGTCGTGTACGCGGTGCGCTCCGCCCAGCCGTAGAGCGCGTCGGAGGAGGCGGTGGTGCGCTCGACCATCGCCTTCAGCCCGCCCTGGCCGTTCATCCAGTCGAGCTGCTCGGCCATCAGGAAGAGCGTGGCGACCGACGGGGTGTTGTAGGTCTGGTTCTTCGAGGAGTTGTCGATCGCGGTCGGCAGGTCGAAGAACGGCGGGACGTAGCGGTCGGTGGCC
This genomic interval from Nocardioides palaemonis contains the following:
- a CDS encoding O-acetyl-ADP-ribose deacetylase codes for the protein MTARVTLVEGDITAQQVDAVVNAANRSMRGGLGVDGAIHTAGGPDVLADCVRRFPHGLETGQAGWTTAGLMPARWVIHVVGPDWTRGQRDRGLLTSCYSGALAVADELGARSVAFPLVSAGVYGWPRDDAIRAAVDTLRTTATDVEEARIVAFGRRAHDEVAAVLEA
- a CDS encoding DNA topoisomerase IB, with product MPRLRRTSPDQPGWTRRRAGRGFTYLDQDGQRLDAEQVQRCKDLVIPPAWQDVWITPHPNGHLQAVGTDDAGRRQYLYHPQWRTSRDAAKFDRILGFGKALSKARERVLADIGSDGMTLERACAVAVRLLDLGYFRIGNDVYTDTNGSFGLTTMLKEHVSRHRGGLRFCFVGKSGVEHCIDIDDPAAIDALDVMRRRRGGGDELLAWKDGTTWKDLSSSDVNDYIRSCFGIEATAKDFRTWHATVIAAAALAETDEPGGTKASRKRAVSAAMKEVSEFLGNTPTLARTSYVDPRVVEAYEKGRTITVRTTYDSVDARQAALERAVLKLLKS